From Pseudonocardia autotrophica, one genomic window encodes:
- a CDS encoding D-arabinono-1,4-lactone oxidase, with product MSTDAAATGPRRTDRPLDEAGVVTAVRRAAERGTRVRPTGAGARAPGPLVRTDDVLLDASALTGVVEVADGTVRVRAGETIAALCTTLAASGRALATVPDAPRATIAGATGLGMYGGEPAVGSLSDQVLAVRLVDGLGRVREVTGPDLDAARCGLGALGVLTAVQLRTVPLRRLRVHEEATRTSDLLAGDVLTGHAWTECDVAVHTGQAIVRWAEPEDADDLPAESGEGRGGYAGTWGRAVSRLASSWWSSRSSWPPPHRWAPGTAGPPHEVLPDPQPWDPDLAEWAVPRAALGTVLRELGAAVAARGHELRPVRVRLGPAERGYLHPASGRETAYLRIRTRGAAEEPVRRLAGAVLEDAAGRPCWTTRHEWGPDELAVAYPGWAAFAEARDRFDPDRRFTDPYLASVLGR from the coding sequence ATGAGCACCGATGCCGCGGCGACCGGACCCCGTCGCACCGACCGCCCGCTGGACGAGGCAGGCGTGGTGACGGCGGTGCGGCGCGCCGCCGAGCGGGGCACCAGGGTGCGGCCGACCGGAGCCGGAGCGCGGGCGCCCGGGCCACTGGTCCGGACCGACGACGTCCTGCTCGACGCGTCCGCGCTGACCGGTGTCGTGGAGGTCGCCGACGGCACCGTCCGGGTCCGCGCCGGCGAGACGATCGCCGCCCTGTGCACCACCCTGGCCGCGTCCGGACGCGCGCTCGCGACCGTCCCGGATGCGCCGCGGGCGACCATCGCCGGCGCGACCGGGCTCGGCATGTACGGCGGGGAACCGGCCGTGGGGTCGCTGTCCGACCAGGTGCTGGCGGTCCGCCTGGTGGACGGGCTCGGCCGGGTCCGCGAGGTCACCGGACCGGACCTGGACGCGGCCCGCTGCGGCCTCGGCGCGCTCGGCGTGCTCACCGCGGTGCAGCTGCGGACGGTGCCGCTGCGCAGGCTGCGGGTGCACGAGGAGGCGACCCGGACGTCCGATCTGCTCGCCGGCGACGTGCTGACCGGGCACGCCTGGACCGAGTGCGACGTGGCGGTGCACACCGGCCAGGCGATCGTCCGATGGGCCGAGCCGGAGGACGCCGACGACCTGCCCGCCGAGAGCGGGGAGGGCCGCGGCGGATACGCGGGGACCTGGGGGCGGGCGGTGTCGCGGCTGGCGTCGTCCTGGTGGTCGTCGCGGTCGTCGTGGCCGCCGCCGCACCGATGGGCACCCGGGACCGCGGGCCCGCCGCACGAGGTGCTGCCCGATCCGCAGCCCTGGGACCCGGATCTCGCCGAATGGGCGGTGCCGCGCGCCGCGCTGGGCACCGTGCTCCGCGAGCTGGGTGCCGCGGTCGCCGCCCGGGGGCACGAGCTGCGCCCGGTCCGCGTCCGGCTGGGGCCCGCCGAGCGCGGCTACCTGCATCCGGCGTCCGGACGGGAGACCGCGTACCTGCGGATCCGTACCCGCGGCGCGGCCGAGGAGCCGGTGCGCAGGTTGGCCGGTGCGGTCCTGGAGGACGCCGCGGGGCGGCCCTGCTGGACGACCCGGCACGAGTGGGGCCCGGACGAGCTGGCCGTCGCCTACCCGGGCTGGGCGGCCTTCGCCGAGGCGCGTGACCGGTTCGACCCGGATCGGCGGTTCACCGACCCGTACCTGGCGTCGGTGCTGGGCCGCTGA
- a CDS encoding AI-2E family transporter: MADGAGPGEGRPARGTADEPAAQPAPDAADPPIPGTADPPIPGLPTPRTADSPPTRNAAGPPVSRSPGLPAPRTADPPNRGTADPPAPRSPDLPAPRTAGPPASDTAGPPAIGTAGTAAIDTAGPPAIGTAGTAAIDTAGPPAPEDSPADEAPEPDGEHLTSPGAARAVGAGPPEGSTGGGGAVPAPLVAASDPQAALSWSDTPQRIPGNRPAAHPDVPAPLRVASEICARMLIIAAGLALMIFLVIQLRVVVIPVAIAVLLAALLAPLVQWLRDRRVPRGVATGLVMVTGLAVLGGLLTLVVNTLVDGTADLIGQLTISVASLQGLVDATPFQVDVEQLGNQLLETLQENQEMLTSGAVSTAATVGEVLAGFALCLFALIFMLYDGRRMWGFLRLLAPVQRRERVDVAGRRAFASLVGYVRATVLVAIVDATGIGLGLWITGVPLALPLTALVFVGAFIPIVGAVVTGAIAVVIALVANGLGTALIVLGIVLAVQQLESHVLQPVLLGRAVRLHPLAVALAVAAGVVIAGIVGALLAVPLLAVLTAAVRSLVAPREVEPSAVDPLRARDGNPLPELPEPSGNA; encoded by the coding sequence ATGGCGGACGGGGCGGGACCAGGCGAGGGTCGACCGGCCCGCGGCACCGCCGATGAGCCGGCCGCTCAGCCGGCCCCCGACGCCGCCGATCCACCGATCCCCGGCACCGCCGATCCGCCGATCCCCGGCCTGCCGACACCTCGCACGGCCGATTCGCCGCCGACCCGCAACGCCGCCGGTCCGCCGGTCTCCCGGTCTCCCGGTCTCCCGGCGCCCCGCACCGCCGACCCACCGAACCGCGGCACCGCCGACCCACCGGCACCCCGTTCCCCAGATCTCCCGGCACCCCGCACCGCCGGTCCACCGGCCAGCGACACAGCCGGTCCACCCGCCATCGGCACAGCCGGTACAGCGGCCATCGACACAGCCGGTCCACCGGCCATCGGCACAGCCGGTACAGCGGCCATCGACACAGCCGGTCCACCGGCCCCCGAGGACAGTCCGGCCGACGAGGCCCCCGAGCCCGACGGCGAGCACCTCACTTCCCCCGGGGCGGCCCGCGCCGTCGGCGCCGGGCCACCGGAGGGCTCCACGGGAGGCGGCGGTGCCGTCCCGGCCCCGCTGGTCGCCGCCTCCGATCCGCAGGCCGCCCTGTCCTGGTCCGACACCCCGCAGCGGATCCCCGGGAACCGCCCGGCAGCACATCCCGATGTCCCGGCGCCGCTGCGGGTGGCCTCCGAGATCTGTGCCCGCATGCTGATCATCGCGGCCGGGCTGGCACTGATGATCTTCCTGGTGATCCAGCTGCGGGTGGTGGTCATCCCGGTCGCGATCGCCGTGCTGCTGGCCGCGCTGCTCGCACCGCTGGTCCAGTGGCTGCGCGACCGGCGGGTGCCCCGCGGTGTCGCTACCGGCCTGGTGATGGTCACCGGGCTGGCCGTACTCGGCGGGCTGCTGACACTCGTCGTCAACACCCTGGTCGACGGGACCGCCGATCTCATCGGGCAGCTCACGATCAGCGTGGCGTCGCTGCAGGGCCTGGTGGACGCGACCCCGTTCCAGGTCGACGTCGAGCAGCTCGGGAACCAGCTGCTGGAGACCCTGCAGGAGAACCAGGAGATGCTCACCTCCGGCGCGGTGAGCACGGCGGCGACGGTCGGCGAGGTGCTGGCCGGCTTCGCGCTGTGCCTGTTCGCGCTGATCTTCATGCTCTACGACGGCCGCCGGATGTGGGGGTTCCTGCGGCTGCTCGCCCCGGTCCAGCGCCGGGAGCGGGTGGACGTCGCCGGGCGGCGCGCCTTCGCCTCGCTGGTCGGCTACGTGCGGGCGACGGTGCTGGTGGCGATCGTCGACGCGACCGGCATCGGGCTCGGGCTGTGGATCACCGGCGTCCCGCTGGCGCTGCCGCTGACCGCGCTGGTGTTCGTCGGCGCCTTCATCCCGATCGTCGGTGCCGTGGTGACCGGCGCGATCGCCGTGGTGATCGCGCTGGTCGCGAACGGGCTGGGCACGGCACTGATCGTCCTGGGCATCGTGCTGGCGGTGCAGCAGCTGGAGAGCCACGTGCTCCAGCCGGTGCTCCTCGGGCGCGCCGTACGGCTGCATCCGCTCGCCGTGGCGCTGGCCGTCGCCGCCGGTGTGGTGATCGCCGGGATCGTCGGCGCGCTGCTCGCGGTCCCGTTGCTGGCGGTGCTCACGGCAGCGGTGCGCTCGCTCGTCGCACCCCGGGAGGTCGAGCCGTCGGCCGTCGACCCGCTGCGCGCCCGGGACGGGAACCCACTGCCGGAGCTGCCGGAGCCCAGCGGAAACGCGTGA
- a CDS encoding SDR family oxidoreductase: protein MTLPHERSGGTIAGVRYLVTGTTGYIGGRLAPRLLGYGPEADLVPDPDAGPVHVRCLVRDPDKLADVPWAPDAEIVRGDLLDPQSVRAACQDVDVVYFLVHSLSDSGFAAIDRRAALILGEAAREAGVQRIVYLSGLHPDGDPADLSAHLASRVEVGETLMRSGVPTVVLQAAVILGSGSASFEMLRHLTERLPLMVAPRWVHNRIQPIAVRDVLRYLIRAAEIPGRQNRTFDIGGPEILTYIEMMQRYAAVAGLSRRRVVPVPLLTPSLSAHWINIVTPVPRSIATPLIESLVHEVVCSEQDIRSFVPDPPEGLTGYDRAVRLALSRITDGEVETRWSGATVRNVPSDPLPSDPDWAGGSVYLDEREQDCAASPERLWTVVTGIGGERGWYSFPLAWSVRGWMDRAVGGVGLARGRRDPDALHTGDALDWWRVERMVEPGPGSGDDQDGSGLLRLRAEMKVPGRAWLELTVRPREGGSTYRQRAVFIPHGLPGFLYWWSVAPFHGIVFGGMIRNITRTAERAGDGPLRTPPASRRPAWLRSRRSRRSADRAA from the coding sequence GTGACCCTGCCGCACGAGCGCAGCGGTGGGACGATCGCCGGTGTGCGCTATCTCGTGACGGGAACGACCGGGTACATCGGGGGACGGCTCGCGCCGCGGCTGCTGGGGTACGGCCCCGAGGCCGACCTGGTGCCCGATCCGGACGCCGGGCCGGTGCACGTCCGCTGCCTGGTCCGGGACCCGGACAAGCTCGCGGACGTCCCGTGGGCGCCCGACGCCGAGATCGTCCGGGGGGATCTGCTCGATCCGCAGAGCGTCCGTGCCGCCTGCCAGGACGTCGACGTCGTCTACTTCCTCGTGCACTCGCTGTCCGACTCCGGCTTCGCCGCGATCGACCGGCGGGCGGCACTGATCCTCGGCGAGGCCGCCCGCGAGGCCGGCGTGCAGCGGATCGTCTACCTGAGCGGGCTGCACCCGGACGGCGACCCGGCCGATCTCTCGGCGCACCTGGCGTCCCGGGTCGAGGTCGGGGAGACGCTGATGCGCTCCGGGGTGCCGACCGTCGTCCTGCAGGCCGCGGTGATCCTCGGCTCCGGATCGGCAAGCTTCGAGATGCTCCGCCACCTCACCGAGCGGCTCCCGCTGATGGTCGCCCCGCGCTGGGTGCACAACCGGATCCAGCCGATCGCCGTGCGCGACGTGCTGCGCTACCTGATCCGGGCGGCCGAGATCCCCGGGCGGCAGAACCGGACGTTCGACATCGGCGGCCCGGAGATCCTCACCTACATCGAGATGATGCAGCGCTACGCCGCGGTCGCCGGGCTGAGCCGGCGCCGGGTCGTCCCGGTGCCGCTGCTGACCCCGTCGCTGTCCGCACACTGGATCAACATCGTGACGCCGGTGCCGAGATCGATCGCGACCCCGCTGATCGAGTCGCTGGTGCACGAGGTGGTCTGCTCCGAGCAGGACATCCGGTCGTTCGTGCCCGATCCGCCGGAGGGCCTGACCGGCTACGACCGGGCAGTGCGGCTGGCGCTGTCCCGGATCACCGACGGCGAGGTGGAGACCCGCTGGTCCGGCGCGACCGTGCGGAACGTGCCGTCCGATCCGCTGCCCAGCGACCCGGACTGGGCGGGCGGGAGCGTCTACCTCGACGAACGTGAGCAGGACTGCGCGGCCTCACCCGAGCGGCTGTGGACGGTCGTCACGGGCATCGGCGGGGAGCGCGGCTGGTACTCGTTCCCGCTGGCCTGGTCGGTGCGTGGCTGGATGGACCGGGCCGTCGGCGGTGTCGGGCTCGCCCGCGGCCGCCGCGACCCGGACGCCCTGCACACCGGCGACGCGCTGGACTGGTGGCGGGTGGAACGGATGGTGGAGCCCGGGCCGGGCTCCGGCGACGACCAGGACGGCTCCGGGCTGCTCCGGCTGCGCGCCGAGATGAAGGTCCCGGGCCGGGCCTGGCTGGAGCTGACGGTACGGCCCCGGGAGGGCGGATCGACCTACCGGCAGCGCGCGGTGTTCATCCCGCACGGGCTGCCCGGGTTCCTGTACTGGTGGTCGGTCGCGCCGTTCCACGGGATCGTCTTCGGCGGGATGATCCGCAACATCACCCGGACCGCCGAGCGGGCCGGCGACGGTCCGCTCCGCACCCCGCCGGCCAGCCGCCGGCCGGCCTGGCTGAGATCCCGCAGGTCCCGCAGGTCCGCCGACCGGGCTGCCTGA
- a CDS encoding BlaI/MecI/CopY family transcriptional regulator, giving the protein MRGRLGELEAAVMDVLWDGAAPCRVRDVRARLAPGRPLAYTTVMTVLDNLHRKGWVQRELDGRAYLYRPAATREEETAQALRELLDAAGDTEAVLLHFARSVSERESAVLRAALTPSAPPALWDRDTVG; this is encoded by the coding sequence ATGCGAGGTCGACTCGGTGAGCTCGAGGCAGCCGTGATGGACGTGCTGTGGGACGGTGCCGCACCGTGCCGCGTCCGGGACGTCCGGGCCCGCCTCGCCCCCGGCCGCCCACTCGCCTACACCACCGTCATGACGGTGCTGGACAACCTGCACCGCAAGGGCTGGGTGCAGCGCGAGCTCGACGGGCGGGCCTACCTCTACCGCCCGGCCGCGACCCGCGAGGAAGAGACCGCGCAGGCGCTGCGCGAGCTGCTGGACGCGGCCGGCGACACCGAGGCCGTGCTGCTGCACTTCGCCCGGTCGGTGTCGGAGCGGGAGTCGGCGGTGCTGCGCGCGGCCCTGACCCCGTCGGCGCCCCCGGCGCTGTGGGATCGCGACACGGTGGGCTGA
- a CDS encoding methyltransferase domain-containing protein: MPEPVRCRACRSDRGEIVLDLGEQPPWDRMPLRDTPLPDPAAPLRMWLCGACGLAQLADDTDVAEELLGVEPRAFAEQSDRSVDRLAREGLVRPGDRVAEFGSPHGKPWLPRLTGRGMTALTPADAPAGRADLVVDVYGLLHEPDQRDALRRRTALLAPGGTLALQLLSLGTVLRERQWYDLRHGHHAYWSLPALDAALRGYGIGVHRAWWYPLSGGTLLVTARAGAEPDAGTRLLLGAEEGLGVRSAAGLGRLQAAADGADDGDALRAWLVAERAAGRTVAAYGAASRAVPLVCRAGIRADLLLAVGDAAPAKQGRRMPGTDIPVVAPAELAELRPDRVLLFMPELADEVRAVLPGIEADGGRWVVLDPAVRLLGRVAGPRAAGQRTGAHGGLRLPS, from the coding sequence GTGCCGGAACCGGTGCGCTGCCGCGCCTGCCGCTCCGACCGGGGCGAGATCGTCCTCGATCTCGGCGAACAGCCCCCGTGGGACCGGATGCCGCTGCGGGACACCCCGTTGCCCGATCCGGCAGCCCCGCTGCGGATGTGGCTGTGCGGGGCCTGCGGACTGGCACAGCTGGCCGACGACACGGACGTCGCGGAGGAGCTGCTCGGCGTCGAGCCCCGCGCCTTCGCCGAGCAGAGCGACCGGTCGGTCGACCGGCTCGCCCGGGAGGGCCTGGTCCGGCCCGGCGACCGGGTGGCGGAGTTCGGCAGCCCGCACGGCAAGCCCTGGCTGCCCCGGCTGACCGGGCGGGGGATGACCGCGCTCACCCCGGCGGACGCGCCCGCGGGCCGGGCCGATCTCGTCGTCGACGTCTACGGCCTGCTGCACGAGCCGGACCAGCGCGACGCGCTGCGGCGCCGCACCGCGCTGCTCGCCCCGGGCGGGACGCTCGCCCTGCAGCTTCTGTCGCTGGGCACCGTGCTGCGCGAGAGGCAGTGGTACGACCTGCGGCACGGTCACCACGCCTACTGGTCGCTGCCGGCGCTGGACGCTGCGCTGCGCGGGTACGGGATCGGCGTGCACCGCGCCTGGTGGTATCCGCTGTCCGGTGGCACCCTGCTGGTCACCGCCCGGGCCGGCGCCGAACCGGATGCCGGCACCCGCCTGCTGCTGGGTGCGGAGGAGGGGCTGGGTGTGCGGAGCGCGGCCGGGCTGGGCCGGCTGCAGGCCGCCGCGGACGGCGCCGACGACGGGGACGCGCTGCGGGCCTGGCTGGTCGCCGAGCGGGCCGCGGGCCGCACCGTCGCCGCCTACGGGGCGGCGTCGCGGGCCGTCCCGCTGGTCTGCCGGGCCGGGATACGGGCCGATCTGCTCCTGGCCGTCGGGGACGCGGCGCCCGCGAAGCAGGGCAGGCGGATGCCCGGCACCGACATCCCGGTCGTCGCCCCGGCGGAGCTCGCCGAGCTGCGGCCGGACCGGGTGCTGCTGTTCATGCCGGAGCTCGCGGACGAGGTGCGTGCGGTGCTGCCGGGGATCGAGGCGGACGGCGGCCGGTGGGTCGTCCTCGATCCCGCTGTCCGGCTGCTCGGCCGGGTGGCCGGGCCCCGAGCCGCCGGACAGCGGACTGGGGCGCATGGGGGGTTGCGGTTACCCTCGTAG
- a CDS encoding dTDP-4-dehydrorhamnose 3,5-epimerase family protein encodes MSVLRTVVPGSLLVDPATSGGPAGTRVFTVRRKRRVARDAVYGLHLHRSEAVLLGVVRGSGYAVVIDARPDTETFGRLAVSLLDDERMLLVPPGCLYGIQSLADGTVVEIRSAARPTRRDRTGVDPDDPDLQLRWLRARPTRNPGPDRSWAGLCSRLGAPSGPRRDRVSIW; translated from the coding sequence GTGAGCGTGCTGAGGACGGTGGTGCCGGGGTCGCTGCTCGTCGATCCGGCGACGTCCGGCGGACCGGCGGGAACCCGCGTGTTCACCGTGCGCCGCAAGCGGCGGGTCGCCCGGGACGCGGTGTACGGGCTGCACCTGCACCGCAGCGAGGCGGTCCTGCTCGGCGTCGTGCGGGGATCCGGCTACGCGGTCGTGATCGACGCCCGGCCGGACACCGAGACGTTCGGCAGGCTCGCCGTGTCCCTGCTGGACGACGAGCGGATGCTGCTGGTCCCGCCCGGATGCCTCTACGGGATCCAGTCACTGGCCGACGGCACGGTCGTCGAGATCCGGTCGGCCGCCCGGCCCACCCGCCGGGACCGGACGGGCGTCGATCCCGACGACCCGGATCTCCAGCTGCGCTGGCTGCGGGCTCGCCCCACCAGGAACCCGGGACCCGACCGGTCGTGGGCCGGTCTGTGCAGCCGGCTCGGTGCCCCGTCCGGTCCGCGCCGGGACCGCGTCTCCATCTGGTGA
- a CDS encoding DUF3040 domain-containing protein translates to MLSERETRRLHEIEVQLRLTDPRLVRRFAALAGTARPAGRRHLLRGPDAPRGPVRSVHGAGPLPSALLGVSLLVLLVGAVMVAVPIVIAGIVLAALSLGVAATVPQRRPGG, encoded by the coding sequence GTGCTCAGCGAACGCGAGACGCGGCGACTGCACGAGATCGAGGTCCAGCTGCGACTGACCGACCCGCGCCTGGTCCGGCGGTTCGCTGCGCTCGCCGGCACGGCCCGTCCGGCCGGCCGGAGACACCTGCTGCGCGGCCCGGATGCCCCGCGCGGCCCGGTCCGCTCGGTGCACGGCGCCGGGCCGCTGCCGTCGGCACTGCTGGGGGTCTCACTGCTGGTGCTGCTGGTCGGCGCCGTCATGGTGGCGGTGCCGATCGTGATCGCCGGGATCGTGCTCGCCGCGTTGTCGCTGGGCGTCGCGGCGACCGTCCCGCAGCGCCGCCCCGGCGGCTGA
- the dnaB gene encoding replicative DNA helicase has product MALTDDRPTGRPRAVRDEDKAGSAGSGTFDRQPPQDLTAEQSVLGGMLLSKDAIADVVEVLRPEDFYRPAHQTVYETILDLYGRGEPADAVTVSAELQRRGELVRLGGAPYLHTLIATVPTAANAAYYAEIVGEKAILRRLVEAGTRIVQLGYHGAEGGEVDDAVDRAQAAVYEVTERTTTEDYTVLEELLQPTMDEIDAIASRGGMSSGVPTGFADLDAVTNGLHPGQMVVVAARPGLGKSTLGLDFARSCSIKNGMTSAFFSLEMSKSEIVMRLLSAEARIRLADMRAGRMSDEDWTRMARRMSEISEAPLYIDDSPNLTLMEIRAKARRMKQRNDLKLIILDYLQLMTSGRKVESRQQEVSEFSRQIKLLAKELEVPVVAMSQLNRGPEQRTDKRPMLSDLRESGSIEQDADMVVLLHRPDAFEQDDPRAGEADLILAKHRNGPTTTITVAHQLHYSRFSDLAQG; this is encoded by the coding sequence ATGGCTCTGACGGACGATCGTCCCACCGGCCGGCCACGAGCTGTTCGTGACGAGGACAAGGCGGGGAGTGCCGGCAGCGGCACCTTCGATCGTCAGCCGCCGCAGGATCTCACCGCCGAGCAGTCGGTACTGGGCGGCATGCTGCTGAGCAAGGATGCGATCGCCGACGTCGTCGAGGTGCTGCGCCCGGAGGACTTCTACCGCCCCGCGCACCAGACCGTCTACGAGACGATCCTGGATCTCTACGGCCGTGGTGAGCCGGCCGACGCGGTGACCGTGTCGGCCGAGCTGCAGCGCCGCGGCGAGCTGGTGCGCCTGGGTGGCGCACCGTACCTGCACACCCTCATCGCGACCGTGCCGACCGCCGCGAACGCGGCCTACTACGCCGAGATCGTCGGGGAGAAGGCGATCCTGCGCCGGCTGGTCGAGGCCGGCACCCGGATCGTGCAGCTCGGCTACCACGGGGCCGAGGGCGGCGAGGTCGACGATGCCGTCGACCGGGCACAGGCCGCGGTGTACGAGGTCACCGAGCGCACCACCACCGAGGACTACACCGTCCTGGAGGAGCTCCTCCAGCCGACGATGGACGAGATCGACGCGATCGCCTCCCGCGGCGGCATGTCGTCGGGCGTGCCGACCGGGTTCGCCGATCTCGACGCGGTCACCAACGGTCTGCACCCCGGGCAGATGGTCGTCGTCGCGGCCCGCCCGGGGCTCGGGAAATCTACGCTGGGACTGGATTTCGCCCGCTCCTGCTCCATCAAGAACGGCATGACCAGCGCGTTCTTCTCCCTGGAGATGAGCAAGTCGGAGATCGTGATGCGCCTGCTGTCGGCGGAGGCGCGGATCCGGCTGGCCGACATGCGTGCCGGCCGGATGTCCGACGAGGACTGGACCCGGATGGCGCGGCGGATGTCGGAGATCTCCGAGGCGCCGCTCTACATCGACGACTCGCCGAACCTGACGCTGATGGAGATCCGGGCCAAGGCGCGCCGGATGAAGCAGCGCAACGACCTGAAGTTGATCATCCTGGACTACCTGCAGCTGATGACCTCGGGCCGCAAGGTCGAGTCCCGCCAGCAGGAGGTCTCGGAGTTCTCCCGGCAGATCAAGCTCCTGGCGAAGGAGCTCGAGGTCCCGGTGGTCGCGATGAGCCAGCTGAACCGTGGTCCCGAGCAGCGGACCGACAAGCGGCCGATGCTGTCCGACCTGCGTGAGTCCGGCTCGATCGAGCAGGACGCAGACATGGTGGTGCTGCTGCACCGCCCGGATGCGTTCGAGCAGGACGATCCACGTGCCGGCGAGGCCGACCTGATCCTGGCCAAGCACCGTAACGGCCCGACCACCACGATCACCGTCGCGCACCAGCTGCACTACAGCCGGTTCTCCGACCTCGCCCAGGGCTGA
- the rplI gene encoding 50S ribosomal protein L9, producing the protein MKLILNADVPNLGAPGDIVEVKDGYGRNYLLPRKLAVVATRGAEKQVEQIRRAQKTREIRDLGHAQQVDSQLRNLNVTVPAKAGDTGRLFGSVTPAAVVEAVKASGGPTLDKRIVDVPGHIKTLGKHQVQVRLHPEVTTELPIAVIAS; encoded by the coding sequence ATGAAGCTCATCCTCAACGCCGACGTCCCCAACCTGGGTGCGCCCGGCGACATCGTCGAGGTCAAGGACGGCTACGGCCGCAACTACCTGCTGCCGCGCAAGCTCGCGGTCGTCGCCACCCGTGGCGCCGAGAAGCAGGTCGAGCAGATCCGCCGGGCACAGAAGACCCGCGAGATCCGGGACCTGGGCCACGCCCAGCAGGTCGACTCGCAGCTGCGGAACCTGAACGTGACCGTCCCGGCCAAGGCGGGCGACACCGGCCGGCTGTTCGGTTCGGTCACCCCGGCCGCGGTCGTCGAGGCCGTCAAGGCCTCCGGCGGCCCGACGCTGGACAAGCGGATCGTCGACGTCCCGGGGCACATCAAGACCCTGGGCAAGCACCAGGTGCAGGTCCGCCTGCACCCGGAGGTCACCACCGAGCTGCCGATCGCGGTCATCGCGAGCTGA
- the rpsR gene encoding 30S ribosomal protein S18, giving the protein MAKAIVRKPKKKVCAFCKDKAQLIDYKDTGLLRKFISDRGKIRARRVTGNCRQHQRDVAVAVKNSREVALLPYTSTAR; this is encoded by the coding sequence ATGGCCAAGGCCATCGTGCGCAAGCCGAAGAAGAAGGTTTGCGCGTTCTGCAAGGACAAGGCCCAGCTGATCGACTACAAGGACACCGGTCTGCTGCGGAAGTTCATCTCCGACCGGGGCAAGATCCGTGCCCGCCGGGTGACCGGCAACTGCCGTCAGCACCAGCGGGACGTCGCCGTCGCGGTCAAGAACTCCCGCGAGGTCGCTCTGCTGCCCTACACCTCGACCGCGCGCTGA
- a CDS encoding single-stranded DNA-binding protein → MAGETVITVVGNLTADPELRFTPSGAAVANFTVASTPRTFDRQSGEWKDGEALFLRCNIWRQAAENVAESLTRGARVVVQGRLRQRSFETREGEKRTVVEMEVDEVGPSLRYATAKVNKVSRGGGSGGFGGGGGGGGYEGGGGGGGFGGQQGGGSGGGNSGGGYDDPWGSAPPAGSGAASDDEPPF, encoded by the coding sequence ATGGCCGGCGAGACCGTGATCACCGTCGTGGGAAACCTGACGGCCGATCCCGAGCTGCGGTTCACCCCCTCCGGCGCCGCGGTCGCCAACTTCACCGTCGCGTCGACGCCACGGACCTTCGACCGCCAGTCCGGCGAGTGGAAGGACGGCGAGGCGCTGTTCCTGCGCTGCAACATCTGGCGCCAGGCCGCGGAGAACGTCGCCGAGTCGCTGACCCGCGGCGCGCGGGTCGTGGTGCAGGGGCGTCTGCGGCAGCGGTCCTTCGAGACCCGTGAGGGCGAGAAGCGCACCGTCGTGGAGATGGAGGTCGACGAGGTCGGCCCCTCGCTGCGCTACGCGACCGCCAAGGTCAACAAGGTCAGCCGGGGCGGAGGCTCCGGCGGCTTCGGTGGCGGCGGCGGTGGCGGTGGCTACGAAGGCGGCGGCGGCGGTGGCGGCTTCGGCGGCCAGCAGGGCGGTGGCTCCGGCGGAGGCAACTCCGGCGGCGGTTATGACGACCCCTGGGGTTCGGCCCCGCCCGCCGGTAGCGGCGCGGCGTCCGACGACGAGCCCCCTTTCTGA
- the rpsF gene encoding 30S ribosomal protein S6, translating to MRHYEVMVILDGSLDERTVQPSLEQFLTVVKSDGGSVEKIEVWGKRRLAYEIRKQSEAIYAVVEIAAEPATVTELDRQLGLNESVLRTKVLRKDITRTPAPAAG from the coding sequence ATGCGTCATTACGAGGTCATGGTCATCCTCGACGGCAGCCTGGACGAGCGCACTGTGCAGCCGTCCCTGGAGCAGTTCCTCACCGTCGTGAAGAGCGACGGCGGATCGGTCGAGAAGATCGAGGTCTGGGGCAAGCGCCGGCTGGCCTACGAGATCAGGAAGCAGAGCGAGGCCATCTACGCGGTCGTCGAGATCGCCGCGGAGCCCGCCACCGTCACCGAGCTGGACCGCCAGCTGGGTCTGAACGAGTCCGTGCTGCGCACCAAGGTGCTGCGCAAGGACATCACCCGCACGCCGGCGCCCGCCGCCGGCTGA